The nucleotide window CAAGAATGTTAGTACTACTATAATTTAGAGAATTTATACTGTCTTATGTTAGAACGTTTGGTTGGCCATGTAATTTATGACTATGGTTTTATGGGTAATTTCAGGTCATACTGAATTGGCACAGGATGTTCTTGTAGACATCTTCAGTTTGCTCGACACACGGTCATTGGTTTCTGCCTCGCTAGTCTCCCGGTACTGAAATTACAAACCAAATCATCTAGTTTTTATTTGCTCTAGTGCATAACACTATAACAGATTATCTTGGGTCCCTTGAGTATTATTCCCTGAGCAGTTAATTCTTCATCTGAGTTTAATGTTTCTTATTGCTTTTTGTGAAGATCATGGAATGCTGCGGCTTGTAATAACCATCTCTGGCAATCCTTATATGCCACGATTTTTGCAAGTGACCATAATTCCTCGAATGCTAAGGATTTGCTGAATGGCGGGCGAGGTGAGGATAATAAGGATAACAACAGTGTTGATTGGAGAGAGGCCTTTAAAAGAGCATATATAGGTATGCTTATCTACTGAATATAATTGTTTCTGTTAGTTTCTCCCAAAGATTCATTTCTCATTAATATTGTTGTCTGGATTTCAGACAATTCATCGAAGAGACTAACAACTAGTAGAGGCTACTGTTTGTACTGTGATATGATAGTGTGGCTTGATGGCCTGAAATGTGGTAGTGGAAAATGCGGACCACAGCCTAAAATGCAGCCAATTGTTCCCAAATCATCTGAGCAGGTATAGTCTTTATGTGGATGCTTGTGTTCTTTTAGGTTGTGGGGATGGTGGGAGGGTTCTGTCGATTCAATTTTCATCACAAACCTTGTTTTGTCCCCGACCTGACTGAAGCACTTGCCTAAAATTTTGTACTTTTTGACTAACATTCTCCTATGCGCTCATGATTTTTAGGTTGTTGAGTATCTATTAGATGGCTCTTCATCTATGATGTCCTCGGACAGTGATAGTGACTTGGATGATTGCTTTGATGAATGGTACATTCCCAAGTTATGGGCACACCCACTGAATCAGTACAGGCCAGGATAAAAACTTACTTAGGAACAAAGCATGGATTGTTTCACCCCTTTCAGCAGGGACTCAGAATCATTTATTACTTGTAGAATGTCTTACAAGAACGTTATCTATCCATTGAATGTCTTTATCATGAGAACACCGAAGGAGATAACTCGTAgattgtatgtatatatatgtttgttgtGGAATTTAACGCCTCTTAATGGGAATGGTCTCATTTTTTTGTGATATACATGCGAGGATCATTGCAGCTGAATGGAGCAAATCTGAATGTGAAATTGCGTCTTGCTCATGAAATGAAATAGGATTATGAGTTACTGCTTTCGAAGACTGGGAAGATGTTTTTGCCTGGTTACAAAAATCCTACCATGCAATTAATAATGAGAAGTACATTTGTGTATGTACACTATATCAAAAGGAgaagcaattttttttgtatttatgcaTTATAGAAAACTCTAAACCGTCTGGGGTTTTTACTGtgctttttttcaatttagttctcaaATCACGTTTCTCTTCAAATTCCATGTTCAAATTTatgatcaatttattaaaaactattaaggagaaacaaaattaaaacaaagggACCATAGtgtaaaacaagaagaaaacaagTGATAATTTCAAGAAAGGAGCGAGAAATTCACTTGGGTCCTTTgactttttaaatgataattttaagtctcaatactttaaaaattaaattgtggtgtgaaattttatttttcagtttatggttCGAGAGAGTAGAGAAATCGGTGGTTAGAGAGTCTTTGGCTAAATATTATTCtgaccacaaaaaaaattaattttagtgttaatgattttattagataaaataagTTCCATCAaggtattctttttttcttttcattgcttGAAATAGTAGATCTAAACTtgagaaggtttttttttatttcagattgattttggtttttaaaaagtcataaatagatttaataagatgttttctagatatttaaagtaaaaaacaagttaaaaattaagatttttttatataaaaaaaactcatggatCAAATTTCAATGACCCTTCAATCAGCTGAAACAAGGCTAAAGATGATACAttgtttgcttttcttttttcagaacATTACGTCCaccccttaaaaaataaaacattccgGGCATCCAAGCCCTTAATTGAAAGGTTCACATGCATGAGCttgtttttgtctatttttttctattttaattttatttttaaaattttattttctaatgctATGAGATATTATTTATCTGTTGccctatttaattttatttttctttaatttaattcaattgattttctatgcttgtttattttattatcattttattaaataatacatTGTTCCATGAAAtaacattattaaatataatcaaGTTATGAAGCGTGTTTagatattaaatatatacatcCATATCTATCGTTCCAAAGGCAGGAATcgctttatcttttttcttctacaAAAATGGAATGTAAAATAGTTTATAACAGAGTTAAAATCTAGCATGAATATGCTGACAAAAAAACACTACCAAAATGACACGATGAACAATATTGAAATCAACAACACTGATAAGATCGAACGTCAACAGAATTGACAACAAGGGCTAACGACAAGTCTTGACTCGTAACTTATAACCCCTCAGAACCTAACCATGAAAGAATGGAATTGACCATTTATAgcccttttataaaataaaattaaaaaaaaaaacatcttggaAAGACAAAAGAGGCCAGTCTGCAATCTATTACCAGATAATGCCCCTCTAAGCCCACAGGCCGATAACGTGAACACGTGTATGCCGACAGCAGAAGACCCATCGGTACTATCACAAGATGGGGaattttcctggaaaccaatATATGGACTTATTATTACGAGCAtgagtattaattaattttataagcaCCCCATAAACATAAAGCAGAGGGTGGGCTTCTAAAATATTCAAAGCCACAACAGCAGCTTGATGAAACAGAATTTATGAGAGTCAAAATTCAACCTAGTGAACACTAGAGCtggtctctctctccctctctctaatCCTTCTTCTCTCCCTTCAATGCCCCCTTTGGAATTTtgcttaaatatttttcatcaaacacTGCATACTGCTTCTTGATCTCAATCCATGCCTTTTCAGAGTATGCATCCACCTGGTCCTCGTGCTTCTCATACAGCACTGGCACGGTGTGCAGCAAAACAAAGGCTGTTTCGAAgaaatcaagtaaaaatcaGTCTGTCAATAAAAATCCACCTAGCATCTTAATAGAAAGTAATGGACATCTGAATCTCTTACATATGTAGAGCAAGGTCAGGATGTTAATGCAACTCCCAATAAGTGACAGAACCCACAAGCCAGCAATTACCTGACAGCCAAATGAGCAACAACTGATATATGGTGCTATAAACCCAGCATAGGTTGGCACATATAAGGATGCATCATTGCAACTTTGATGCATTAACATGAAAATGAAACAGTAGAAATCACCAAGGAGTTAACAAATACAATCAATAAAAGACGGCATTCCCCAGCCAAATATCAAACGCTATACCAACGATAGGAAGAGATCACTTACAGCAAGAACCTTCTTCAAATCTCTCCCAGATGCAATATCACGCAGGACAGCAAATCCTCGGTTGATTTCAATTCTCAGCACGGAGGCAACTTCACGAACACATTGCTCAGGAAGCACAACTTCAGGGATTTTAGGCGGGGGtctaatacataaaaaaaattgaaaatcaacacCATAAGAAAGAATAACACATCACCAAATCCGAAGTGACATAAAGAGTATCTAAAAATCCTTACTTGTTCAAGAAATTGGATGTATTGGACCACAGGAAAAGAACAGccagaaaaaatattgataaatagCAAACTAAAGTTATTAAATGATATCCAAGCAATTCAAATAGAACCCAGACAGTAGTTGCACCACCAAGCACCCCAGCAGAGATTTTCGTGTTCCTCCACAGGAAAACATCAGCAGCtgcaagaaaccaaaaaaaaaaccatctgtTAGGGAAAAACAAACAGTTTCAAGAACAGAAATCAATCATTCTTCTGCATTTCCATGTACCatctaacaaaaacaaatgtatCCCAAATTTGCTTCCCTACTCACCAATACAATACAATGCTCAATCATATAAAGGTGGAAATGCagaaatttcttcttctctattttcgaataacaaataaaaaaaagatacagaaTCCAGTAATCCAATGCTACCATCTTCAAGCAACAAACAGATATCTCTATCAGATAACagaaacaaagaacaaagaaggGTTCTCTTCCATtttctctaaatatatattCCATGGTTTCGTAAATCAAA belongs to Populus nigra chromosome 18, ddPopNigr1.1, whole genome shotgun sequence and includes:
- the LOC133678224 gene encoding F-box protein At5g52880 isoform X2 produces the protein MSDQVERYQILGYKEALTRTHHYPVACKELSLILREAYSKLPKNLQSLVFQDTLSSFKLLPQMWTNNAVSAAHLLVQSAEATLPKQKKNVATKEFKQAMVASKRRGKACRMQECHTELAQDVLVDIFSLLDTRSLVSASLVSRSWNAAACNNHLWQSLYATIFASDHNSSNAKDLLNGGRGEDNKDNNSVDWREAFKRAYIVWLDGLKCGSGKCGPQPKMQPIVPKSSEQVVEYLLDGSSSMMSSDSDSDLDDCFDEWYIPKLWAHPLNQYRPG
- the LOC133678224 gene encoding F-box protein At5g52880 isoform X1, producing MSDQVERYQILGYKEALTRTHHYPVACKELSLILREAYSKLPKNLQSLVFQDTLSSFKLLPQMWTNNAVSAAHLLVQSAEATLPKQKKNVATKEFKQAMVASKRRGKACRMQECHTELAQDVLVDIFSLLDTRSLVSASLVSRSWNAAACNNHLWQSLYATIFASDHNSSNAKDLLNGGRGEDNKDNNSVDWREAFKRAYIDNSSKRLTTSRGYCLYCDMIVWLDGLKCGSGKCGPQPKMQPIVPKSSEQVVEYLLDGSSSMMSSDSDSDLDDCFDEWYIPKLWAHPLNQYRPG
- the LOC133679004 gene encoding reticulon-like protein B1 is translated as MQKNEHTHSLKDPSMAEHEGQRESAAESLVDKITEKISGHDSSSSSDSDNEKFDAVKSKIFRLFGREKPVHKVLGGGKPADVFLWRNTKISAGVLGGATTVWVLFELLGYHLITLVCYLSIFFLAVLFLWSNTSNFLNKPPPKIPEVVLPEQCVREVASVLRIEINRGFAVLRDIASGRDLKKVLAVIAGLWVLSLIGSCINILTLLYISFVLLHTVPVLYEKHEDQVDAYSEKAWIEIKKQYAVFDEKYLSKIPKGALKGEKKD